In one Rugosibacter aromaticivorans genomic region, the following are encoded:
- a CDS encoding DUF2163 domain-containing protein codes for MSQNPLLEVELYAFASNSAQFYLTPHEFDVDLDGNLYKSLALERNELALGAEAAKAGLDLKLPPNCDLVRHLLANSLTGDTTSITLRIGRRDTWGDYWWISGTRWMGRVLGVEVADDVARIRCESAQVSLKRIGLRRLYSRKCSHVLYSAACGASPITASAFVSNSYGRNVDLDGGVPGSVSGGLAGGWLQTPEGARHMIVNDYGGGVELLYPMVIEVGTEVLLTVGCDHSTATCESRFGNLDNYGGFPAIPSKNPFSTGVF; via the coding sequence ATGAGCCAGAACCCATTGCTGGAAGTCGAGCTATACGCCTTCGCCAGCAACAGCGCGCAGTTCTATCTAACGCCGCACGAATTCGATGTTGATCTGGATGGCAACCTCTACAAGAGCCTGGCCTTGGAACGCAACGAACTGGCGCTGGGTGCTGAAGCTGCGAAGGCTGGCTTGGATCTGAAACTGCCGCCGAACTGTGATTTGGTGCGCCACCTGCTCGCCAACTCGCTGACCGGCGACACCACCTCGATCACCCTGCGCATCGGACGGCGCGATACCTGGGGCGACTACTGGTGGATCTCCGGCACGCGCTGGATGGGCCGGGTGCTGGGCGTCGAAGTCGCTGACGATGTGGCTCGCATTCGCTGCGAGTCCGCGCAGGTCAGTCTCAAGCGCATCGGGTTGCGGCGGCTCTACAGCCGCAAGTGTTCCCACGTGCTGTATTCGGCTGCTTGCGGTGCGTCACCCATCACCGCCAGCGCCTTCGTGAGCAACAGCTATGGCCGCAACGTCGATCTCGATGGCGGTGTGCCCGGCAGCGTCAGTGGCGGCTTGGCCGGTGGTTGGCTGCAAACACCCGAAGGTGCCCGCCACATGATCGTCAATGACTACGGTGGCGGCGTCGAGTTGCTCTATCCGATGGTCATTGAAGTCGGTACCGAGGTGCTGCTGACGGTCGGCTGCGACCACAGCACGGCCACGTGCGAGTCGCGCTTCGGGAACCTCGACAACTACGGCGGCTTTCCCGCCATCCCGAGCAAAAACCCGTTCTCGACGGGCGTGTTCTGA